In Oligoflexia bacterium, a single window of DNA contains:
- a CDS encoding DUF366 family protein — translation MDKQIDYNGTQLQSRFAYMNHEILGDSIIAFVGACDIPFEHMVDGEDVLAKSPICGSKMLHFIIEEFSQSLELAVTRQRLFASIARDEIEKLNSEKKLTRDGDDLFLNDKKISISIATVSPVSAVIHFAMNISNAGTPVKTLSLEDLGLNTQTVADVIGARFIDEIRTIKEACCKVNWVK, via the coding sequence TTGGATAAGCAAATTGATTATAATGGCACACAACTTCAAAGTCGTTTTGCATATATGAATCATGAAATTTTAGGTGATTCTATTATAGCTTTTGTAGGTGCTTGCGATATTCCATTTGAACACATGGTAGATGGGGAAGACGTTTTGGCAAAGTCTCCTATCTGTGGTTCAAAAATGCTCCACTTTATTATTGAAGAATTTAGTCAAAGTTTAGAATTAGCTGTCACAAGACAACGCCTATTTGCATCAATTGCACGAGATGAAATTGAAAAGCTAAATAGTGAAAAAAAACTAACTCGTGATGGCGATGATTTGTTTCTCAACGATAAAAAAATTTCTATCAGTATTGCCACCGTTTCACCAGTGTCAGCAGTGATTCATTTTGCAATGAATATTTCAAACGCAGGGACACCCGTAAAAACGTTATCCCTTGAAGATCTTGGTTTAAATACCCAGACTGTTGCAGATGTTATTGGTGCTCGATTTATTGATGAAATACGCACAATAAAAGAGGCATGTTGTAAGGTAAATTGGGTGAAATAA